A single genomic interval of bacterium harbors:
- a CDS encoding phenylacetate--CoA ligase, whose translation MPWDEKFECMGVEELQKFQLGKLQETVAWLYERVPFYRQKLDELGVKAQDIRSLEDTRKLPFTVKNDLRDNYPFGLCAVPLKEVVRVHASSGTTGKPITGPYTKEDLEQWTECMARNLWAAGVRPEDIVQNAYGHGLFTGGLGFHQGATRIGCTVVPTSSGQTERQIIIMKDFGTTVLFATPSYALTIAERAEEMKVDLKALPLRVGVFGAEPWTTGMRQEIEERMGIKAMEAYGLTEMCGPGVAFDCEAQDGLHINEDHFLPEIVDPVTLEPLPLGEQGELVLTSIQRRAMPLLRYRTKDITRLRREKCVCGRSLIKMDKILGRSDDMLIISGVNVFPSQIEALLLDIPEVEPQYVLIVRKKGYLDQLVVHVEGKPEIYGAGPEKRAEVEARIAEHVREMVGISVGVTLVEPKSIARSEGKAKRVIDERPKG comes from the coding sequence ATGCCTTGGGATGAGAAATTCGAGTGCATGGGGGTGGAGGAACTCCAGAAATTTCAACTGGGGAAACTGCAGGAAACCGTGGCTTGGCTTTACGAGAGGGTGCCCTTTTACAGACAGAAACTGGACGAACTGGGAGTAAAGGCCCAAGACATCCGTTCCCTAGAGGACACCCGCAAACTTCCCTTTACGGTCAAGAACGACCTCAGGGACAACTATCCCTTCGGGCTCTGTGCAGTTCCCCTCAAGGAAGTGGTGAGAGTGCACGCTTCCTCAGGAACCACAGGCAAGCCCATAACCGGACCTTACACCAAGGAGGACCTGGAGCAGTGGACCGAGTGCATGGCCAGAAATCTCTGGGCAGCCGGAGTGCGTCCCGAGGACATAGTTCAGAATGCTTACGGGCACGGCCTCTTCACCGGAGGTCTGGGCTTTCATCAGGGAGCCACGAGAATAGGCTGCACGGTTGTTCCCACCAGCTCAGGCCAGACCGAGCGTCAGATAATCATAATGAAAGATTTTGGCACCACGGTGTTGTTTGCCACTCCTTCATACGCCTTGACCATAGCCGAGAGAGCAGAGGAAATGAAAGTGGACCTGAAGGCTCTGCCCCTCAGGGTCGGGGTGTTTGGGGCAGAGCCTTGGACCACAGGGATGCGCCAGGAAATAGAGGAGCGCATGGGGATAAAAGCCATGGAGGCTTATGGACTCACGGAAATGTGCGGACCTGGGGTGGCCTTTGACTGTGAAGCCCAAGATGGCCTCCACATAAACGAAGACCATTTCCTGCCGGAAATAGTGGACCCCGTGACCTTAGAGCCCCTGCCCTTGGGTGAACAAGGTGAGCTGGTTCTGACTTCCATTCAAAGGAGGGCCATGCCGCTTCTAAGATACAGGACCAAAGACATAACTCGTCTGCGCAGGGAAAAGTGTGTTTGTGGTAGAAGCCTCATCAAGATGGACAAGATTTTGGGCAGAAGCGACGATATGCTGATAATAAGCGGAGTGAACGTGTTCCCCTCTCAGATAGAGGCGCTCCTATTGGACATACCTGAGGTGGAACCTCAGTATGTGCTGATAGTTCGCAAGAAGGGATACCTGGATCAGTTGGTGGTGCACGTGGAGGGTAAGCCAGAGATCTACGGGGCCGGCCCAGAGAAGAGGGCAGAGGTGGAGGCGCGCATAGCAGAACATGTGAGGGAGATGGTGGGAATCTCCGTAGGAGTAACTCTGGTGGAGCCCAAGAGCATTGCCAGAAGTGAGGGAAAGGCCAAGCGAGTGATCGACGAGCGGCCCAAGGGTTGA
- a CDS encoding indolepyruvate oxidoreductase subunit beta: MATKKRSVKNILIVGVGGQGVILASDILSEVAMTCGLDVKKSEVHGMAQRGGVVSSHVRFGQRVNSPLIPKGQADVLLSFELAEALRWLGFLKPGGKAVVNSQKVVPPIVSTGLASYPQDAEETLKNNVGDAILVNALDLAEELGNPRLVNTILLGMTSRLLELPDSNWKKVVSQRVPKAFKELNLKAFERGRSLV; encoded by the coding sequence ATGGCTACTAAGAAAAGATCTGTAAAGAACATCCTCATAGTAGGTGTGGGAGGCCAGGGGGTGATCCTGGCCAGCGACATCCTCTCCGAAGTTGCTATGACATGCGGGCTGGATGTGAAGAAAAGCGAGGTGCACGGAATGGCCCAAAGGGGAGGAGTGGTCTCCTCCCACGTGCGCTTCGGTCAAAGGGTGAACTCTCCCCTTATACCCAAGGGACAGGCCGATGTGCTTCTCTCCTTCGAGTTGGCCGAGGCCTTGCGTTGGCTTGGTTTTCTTAAGCCAGGGGGAAAGGCGGTGGTGAATTCCCAGAAGGTTGTGCCACCCATTGTTTCCACAGGCCTGGCCAGCTATCCCCAAGATGCCGAGGAGACTCTCAAGAACAACGTTGGTGACGCAATTCTGGTAAATGCGCTGGATCTGGCCGAAGAGCTGGGAAATCCTAGACTGGTAAACACCATTTTGTTGGGCATGACTTCCAGGCTCCTGGAGCTTCCTGACTCCAACTGGAAGAAGGTGGTATCCCAGAGGGTCCCCAAGGCCTTCAAAGAACTCAACTTGAAGGCCTTTGAAAGAGGGAGGTCCCTGGTATGA